GCAGATTGTTGGATTGCAGAGGTTGCCATGGCTGCTGGCTGCTTCACTTGGTGATGTTTATGATGCCTTTCAGTTTTTCAACTCCTTTTGCTTTAAGTTTATCCTGAGGGATGTGTCAAAGGCAGGGGATGTAGTGTAGGGGTTATATTGAAAATGAGAAGATGTTGTGGATTAGGAAATCTACACATCACCAGTTCCCTATTGGCTATGGGATTGGATGTGGATTTCCATGTTGATTTTTTCAGGGATAATTGAGGTTTCTCTGTTGCCATGTGGATTTTTAAAGATCTTCTTGGTGGGGTCTTTACATAGGAGATTATAAGCCACATCTTATTGGGTAACCAGAagtatttacaaaaataagaaaaataaaagtgactGGCTAATAATATCCTTTGTCACAAGTAAGAAAACCAAATGGCTTTATTTAAGCTGCTTCCGGTTAATTTAATTTACGGGGTtgaaagttttaatttttcaaggatatatattttctgtgagtaaatattttatcaccTAAAATCAGGAATTGTAGATGACATTAATCCCAGGAGTGTTTCCTATTCTATTAACAAAGGAAAATTTAAACTGAAAGGAAGCCAAGGAGAAGTGTTTCCATTGATTTACTGTGCTAAACAAAGACCTTATCTACAAGATTGGTACGCATTATTtacaagaaacaaaaatgatGGCTATCAATTTAACATAGACAAGCTAAACAAGACGACCTGACGTATTTAGCGTCGAAAGGCCTGGGAGTTATCTGGGTAGAAGTAGtaaggtaaagaaaataaaaagtagatAGAAAATGGACTGCCCAACAATGAAACAACAAATGACAAAggcctcctcctcctcctacTTGATGACCCAGCATGATTTGAACCGCATGATCTTGAAAACCACTTTGAGAATAAGACTGAAATCAATTCCACAGCATTTCCCAAGCCCCATGAAAGTAGAGCAATACTGAAACTTGTAACCCACTGCACCAAATTCAACCTCTTAAAACGAGTTAGACTTGTCCCAAACTCAGTTATGAGTACCTGCATTACCGTCACCGTCCCTAAAGCCAGCAGAAACCAGTAGTGGTGAAGGACAGCTTCTGCTACTTCTTTGCTTCGTATGCCCATGGCTTTGAACTGATTGAATACCTGACATAGCATGAAGCTGTTGAAGACTAATGACTTCCATGTATGTTCATTTATGCTTGGTATAACTTGGCCAACTAAATGCAAGGTTGTTAAGAGAGCAAATTGGGACAAAGCTTGAGTAGCTATGGTTTTCCATATGGCTTTCGTTAGCAGTGGCTCGGCCCGGTTAGCCGGTGGATTGGCTATGAGCTCCTGACTTCTCAACTCCATTACCATCATTGGATACCCAAGAACACAAAGTATGAAATTCAtccaaattaattgaattgcTGGTAGTGGTGAGTCCCACAAACATATTGCAGCAACAAGATTTATCAGTAGCCCGGAAATGCAAGCAGTCAGCTGAAGTTGAGTGAAGTTCTGTATGTTGTTGTAAGCACATCTACCATATTTCAGAACTTCAGGTAATGATCTTAATGAACATTCATTTGAAAGAACAATGTCAGAGCATTTTCTGGCCATTTCTGTGCTCTGGTTTTCCTTTGTTATCGCTAGATCGGCTTCTTTTAAAGCAGGAGCGTCATTTGTCGATAACCCTCCAACAAATGCAACCACATGACCGTTTTGTTTCAGACTGTTGACTATAAGAAGCTTGTCCTCAGATAGGCAACTTCCCATTACACTGGCCTCCTCTATTTTCCCTATCCTGCCAGTGTCCGCCAGGTCTCGAATTTGTGCACCTTCAAGCTCAATACCATCTGAAGGAGGAGGATTAATTCCAAGTAGGTGAGCTATATCTCTTACTGCTGAAAGTTCATCTTGTGATACTAATTTGATGCTTACTCCAGCATTCGTAAGAGCTTCCACAATTTCCTGAAACGAGCATTTCAAACCCACCAATGCCAGCAAGTGTAAATGCTCTGCTCTAGATTTTGTAGTCTCCATTTGCTTACATGCATAAGCAATTGCTGTGAGACCTCTGCTCTCCATATTTTCAATCACTTGCTCAAAATCTCTTCTCTGATCTTTTATGGCATGAACTTCCCACTTGGTATTATAGTAATGTGAACAAAAGTTCAATATTGTTGATGCATCTCCTTTCAAGTGCAAATGCAGAATCCCCTCATCATctccatttttcttaattacaaCTCGACTGCAATTCTTGTTAGATTCAAGTATTCCATGATCAAGAACAGAGAAGCATTGATCTGATAGTTCCATATTTGCTCCCCACCTGGACTTTGCCCAAGCAGCAAGCAAATCATCTATTGGTCTTACTGACCCCCCAGTCACAAGAGTGGAAGCACCAATACCTTGGCCTAGAGCTTCAAGAACAACCGGGCTAGTCTcgcaaacttcatcatcattCATATTTTCTTCACCAATAAAAAATTCGTTAACCTCCATCTGATTACAGATTAGTCCACCAGATGCATCAATGCAGATGACAGTAACAAGGCCCATGGTACCACAAGCTGATAAAGTTTGAGGCTTCACCCCAGATAACTCCAGCTTCCCATTCCAATAGGAGAGGGAAGCTGTAATTGCAAA
The sequence above is drawn from the Ricinus communis isolate WT05 ecotype wild-type chromosome 7, ASM1957865v1, whole genome shotgun sequence genome and encodes:
- the LOC8273544 gene encoding calcium-transporting ATPase 12, plasma membrane-type: MPHTQSNYVVITATTTTISSYEKYGRIWRRYSSVGIFIHRTKAPRDHQVPFSSPYVPLPVSSDQLPRTCSTRSWYSIEIHSDHEIEVDEQLQKSVIQIIKERDLDLLKRFGGVQKVASVLGSDLETGINEDQGLQSLISNPVCANGFNSNVLQVCNSSTIFLLLISAGLSFAIEIMEQGAQYGWHDGVAILVAVFVLVSFRSIANFHHQRQLEKQQLEKKNKLEVKVVRNGRDKLIAVANLVEGDLVRLEKGDRVPADGLYVNGDTLVLDEVLNSKIDYHESPFLSSGSKVVEGHGHMLVILVDANKASDDPNKRTFLETQIEKPNSYADKLVLSISLLIAFIVLMGLVFKRQRRNDDILPELKGNTKIDVLIEIFESMFWRPRGRICVLTGVLTAIAIGMQHGMSFAITASLSYWNGKLELSGVKPQTLSACGTMGLVTVICIDASGGLICNQMEVNEFFIGEENMNDDEVCETSPVVLEALGQGIGASTLVTGGSVRPIDDLLAAWAKSRWGANMELSDQCFSVLDHGILESNKNCSRVVIKKNGDDEGILHLHLKGDASTILNFCSHYYNTKWEVHAIKDQRRDFEQVIENMESRGLTAIAYACKQMETTKSRAEHLHLLALVGLKCSFQEIVEALTNAGVSIKLVSQDELSAVRDIAHLLGINPPPSDGIELEGAQIRDLADTGRIGKIEEASVMGSCLSEDKLLIVNSLKQNGHVVAFVGGLSTNDAPALKEADLAITKENQSTEMARKCSDIVLSNECSLRSLPEVLKYGRCAYNNIQNFTQLQLTACISGLLINLVAAICLWDSPLPAIQLIWMNFILCVLGYPMMVMELRSQELIANPPANRAEPLLTKAIWKTIATQALSQFALLTTLHLVGQVIPSINEHTWKSLVFNSFMLCQVFNQFKAMGIRSKEVAEAVLHHYWFLLALGTVTVMQVLITEFGTSLTRFKRLNLVQWVTSFSIALLSWGLGNAVELISVLFSKWFSRSCGSNHAGSSSRRRRRPLSFVVSLLGSPFSIYFLFSLPYYFYPDNSQAFRR